One window of the Catenulispora sp. MAP5-51 genome contains the following:
- a CDS encoding nitrate- and nitrite sensing domain-containing protein — protein MGGPPPGGSISDAAAGRTAPGELPRGVRDGVLPGQRPVPTPQESEGGGGHQPPPPVPTGPANRFAPRNWRVRTRLVVLVIVPLVATIFGAAARIVQQVGNVQTYDHAKTMAAAASPLSDLIDALQDERDVSIEMMAFRTPGANPDTLTNLTTSMATKRKVTDRASDAMTPVLNKIDGSYPADTLAAIADAKANMTGVEALHTAVDGSYSNPLSVFGQYNKVLDSLDNLYEFVAADAGDQQLINDSRSLADLGKMTETTSRERGFLTVLAVRSDPNQAQANSAQLQGLISDLASTRTEFKTVATTPMQQSLSDTVDVGETYTGANQYLTTIADKLANSDASDQGNQLVPGSVYEQYNELLAKYKQVRAQQAQALVSRADSLSNSARNTMYLNIGIIVGVLLVVSVATALIARSLVRPLRVLQNTALEIAGNRLPEMVRRLRDADGSEAIEPIAPIALSSTDEVGQVARAFDEVHREAVRLATEQAMLRNNVNAMFTNLSRRSQSLVQRQLRLIDELENAEQDPDQLASLFKLDHLATRMRRNGENLLVLAGEEPGRRWSQPVPLIDVLRAAASEVEQYERVTLRDLPTVEVAGRAVNDVVHLVAELLENATSFSAPETKVSVTGNLLNTGGVMLEIEDSGIGMTPEELDDSNERLANPPVVDVAISRRMGLFVVGRLATRHGIQVRLRRSATGGITALVLVPAALLAGNLSDAPAVGGNRGTFGDIADTGQLPALTSTGLPRRPGGAVRAEQRELPSPEDFQDAPAQQPAPLPPFGGERVPTGGGDGDGWEDVSAAAPPYRGTDATPPGLAELLAETEAMSQGVTPVIRDGDPGDPGSSGAFARPEFVLPEPELDNRLSEALDGTATYDFRPNTPQAPPQGMENTGQFRVPTPPAAPPTPPAPPRSSSLNFNSSFDDLLPNIPEMEHTGEFAAYREAQEGNDDLLLPPPANPFAAPGQAPQAPAAGGFSAAEPLSASGLNNDLGAELAAGDPFAAPGEVRMTPFGGHLDDSGFGNSAQAQGPAAPAAGQPGTESFSGPAFEPPQFQPPQAPQFEAPQYQPPQFEAPQFEAPQPGGQGGTGYGNDAPSFGRRPMGEPLAGPGFEPPQQFTEQPSAPTGTGYGNDAPSFGHRPVGEPLSGPGFDAQQYGTPAGAPASDGPGDPMAGLRNPFTTPEAPTVGTGYGNDAPSFGRRPVGEPLSGPGFDAPQFEAPQFETPQYGGPAGAPAADLSGSGFHTPVGEPLSGPGFDAPQYGEPAAPPAADLSGSGFHQTLGDTMGGAGYAPPAGEPIAAPDPLSSSGSNYADYPDPLTAPLESIPMDPAAHDTSIFNAIESEWFRVRAGEAPPVPQSALEAAPVRPAEPVRPAVPAPRTEPAGDPLAGSGIGFPAQAPQAPQAPAEPVQAPAGASTPAPPTAPEAGPGAPTPPAAPAAGIPGATARPAAPHEEPKEPMNDDQSSAGQAWQSPGDEGWRAAEVVKKPVAAGLTPKGLPKRVPRSNLVPGSADGTGAAKVAPSPIPARSAEAVRSRLASFHNGLRQGRDAANPGESQPSDPANPTASDGQAAFGAPEPGKQD, from the coding sequence GTGGGCGGGCCACCTCCCGGCGGATCCATATCCGACGCGGCCGCCGGCCGCACGGCTCCCGGCGAGCTTCCGCGCGGGGTCCGGGACGGCGTGCTGCCCGGACAACGTCCGGTCCCCACTCCGCAGGAGTCGGAGGGCGGCGGAGGCCATCAGCCACCCCCGCCGGTCCCCACCGGGCCGGCCAACCGCTTCGCCCCGCGCAACTGGCGCGTCCGCACCCGTCTGGTGGTGCTGGTCATCGTGCCGCTGGTGGCGACCATCTTCGGCGCCGCGGCCCGGATCGTGCAGCAGGTCGGCAACGTGCAGACCTACGACCACGCCAAGACCATGGCCGCCGCGGCCAGCCCGCTGTCGGACCTGATCGACGCGCTGCAGGACGAGCGCGACGTCAGCATCGAGATGATGGCGTTCCGGACGCCGGGGGCGAACCCCGATACGCTGACCAACCTGACCACCAGCATGGCCACGAAGCGCAAGGTCACCGACCGCGCCTCGGACGCCATGACGCCGGTGCTGAACAAGATCGACGGCTCCTATCCGGCCGACACCCTGGCCGCGATCGCCGACGCCAAGGCGAACATGACCGGCGTGGAGGCCCTGCACACCGCGGTCGACGGCTCGTACTCGAACCCGCTGAGCGTGTTCGGCCAGTACAACAAGGTCCTGGACAGCCTGGACAACCTCTACGAGTTCGTCGCCGCCGACGCCGGCGACCAGCAGTTGATCAACGACTCCCGGTCGCTGGCGGACCTGGGCAAGATGACCGAGACGACCTCGCGCGAGCGCGGCTTCCTGACGGTCCTGGCGGTCCGCTCCGACCCCAACCAGGCCCAGGCGAACTCGGCCCAGCTGCAGGGTCTGATCTCGGACCTGGCCTCCACCCGCACCGAGTTCAAGACCGTCGCCACCACGCCGATGCAGCAGTCGCTGAGCGACACCGTGGACGTCGGCGAGACCTACACCGGCGCGAACCAGTACCTGACGACGATCGCCGACAAACTGGCCAACAGCGACGCCAGCGACCAGGGCAACCAGCTGGTCCCCGGCAGCGTGTACGAGCAGTACAACGAACTGCTCGCCAAGTACAAGCAGGTCCGTGCCCAGCAGGCCCAGGCCCTGGTGTCGCGGGCCGACTCGCTGTCCAACAGCGCCCGCAACACCATGTACCTGAACATCGGCATCATCGTCGGCGTGCTGCTCGTGGTGTCCGTGGCCACCGCGCTGATCGCGCGCTCGCTCGTGCGGCCGCTGCGGGTACTGCAGAACACCGCGCTGGAGATCGCCGGCAACCGCCTGCCCGAGATGGTGCGCCGCCTGCGCGACGCGGACGGCAGCGAGGCCATCGAGCCGATCGCGCCGATCGCCTTGTCCAGCACCGACGAGGTGGGCCAGGTGGCCCGCGCGTTCGACGAGGTGCACCGCGAGGCGGTCCGGCTGGCGACCGAGCAGGCCATGCTGCGGAACAACGTCAACGCGATGTTCACCAACCTTTCGCGCCGGTCGCAGTCGCTGGTGCAGCGCCAGCTGCGGCTGATCGACGAGCTGGAGAACGCCGAGCAGGACCCCGACCAGCTCGCCTCGCTGTTCAAGCTGGACCACCTGGCGACCCGTATGCGCCGCAACGGTGAGAACCTCCTGGTGCTCGCGGGTGAAGAGCCCGGGCGCCGCTGGTCCCAGCCGGTCCCGCTGATCGACGTGCTGCGCGCCGCGGCCTCCGAGGTGGAGCAGTACGAGCGGGTCACCCTGCGCGACCTGCCCACCGTCGAGGTCGCCGGCCGCGCCGTGAACGACGTCGTCCACCTGGTCGCCGAGCTGCTGGAGAACGCGACGTCGTTCTCCGCCCCGGAGACCAAGGTCTCGGTCACCGGCAACCTGCTGAACACCGGCGGCGTGATGCTGGAGATCGAGGACTCCGGCATCGGCATGACCCCGGAGGAACTGGACGACTCCAACGAGCGGCTGGCCAACCCGCCGGTCGTGGACGTCGCCATCTCCCGCCGCATGGGTCTGTTCGTGGTCGGCCGGCTGGCCACCCGGCACGGCATCCAGGTCCGCCTGCGCCGCTCGGCCACCGGCGGTATCACCGCGCTGGTGCTGGTCCCGGCCGCGCTGCTGGCCGGCAACCTGTCCGACGCCCCGGCCGTCGGCGGCAACCGCGGCACCTTCGGCGACATCGCCGACACCGGCCAGCTCCCCGCGCTGACCTCCACCGGCCTGCCCCGGCGCCCCGGCGGCGCGGTGCGGGCCGAGCAGCGCGAGCTGCCCTCGCCCGAGGACTTCCAGGACGCGCCGGCGCAGCAGCCGGCCCCGCTGCCGCCGTTCGGCGGCGAGCGGGTCCCGACGGGCGGCGGCGACGGAGACGGCTGGGAGGACGTGAGCGCGGCGGCCCCGCCGTACCGCGGCACCGACGCCACCCCGCCGGGCCTGGCCGAACTGCTCGCCGAGACCGAGGCCATGTCGCAGGGCGTGACCCCGGTGATCCGCGACGGCGACCCGGGCGATCCGGGCAGCAGCGGCGCCTTCGCGCGGCCCGAGTTCGTGCTGCCGGAACCGGAGCTGGACAACCGGCTGTCCGAGGCGCTGGACGGAACCGCGACGTACGACTTCCGGCCGAACACCCCGCAGGCTCCCCCTCAGGGCATGGAGAACACCGGTCAGTTCCGAGTCCCGACGCCGCCCGCGGCGCCGCCGACCCCGCCGGCTCCCCCGAGGTCCTCGAGCCTGAACTTCAACTCCAGCTTCGACGATCTGCTCCCGAACATCCCGGAGATGGAACACACCGGGGAGTTCGCGGCGTACCGCGAGGCCCAGGAAGGCAACGACGACCTGCTCCTGCCGCCGCCGGCGAACCCGTTCGCCGCGCCCGGCCAGGCCCCGCAGGCCCCGGCCGCTGGCGGCTTCAGTGCCGCCGAACCGCTCTCCGCGAGCGGCCTGAACAACGACCTCGGCGCCGAACTGGCCGCCGGCGACCCGTTCGCCGCACCCGGCGAGGTGCGCATGACGCCGTTCGGCGGGCACCTGGACGACAGCGGCTTCGGCAACTCGGCGCAGGCTCAGGGCCCCGCGGCCCCGGCCGCCGGGCAGCCCGGCACCGAGTCGTTCAGCGGGCCGGCCTTCGAGCCGCCGCAGTTCCAGCCGCCGCAGGCTCCGCAGTTCGAGGCTCCGCAGTACCAGCCGCCGCAGTTCGAGGCCCCGCAGTTCGAGGCCCCGCAGCCCGGCGGTCAGGGCGGGACCGGCTACGGCAACGACGCGCCGTCCTTCGGCCGCCGCCCGATGGGCGAACCGCTGGCGGGCCCGGGCTTCGAGCCCCCGCAGCAGTTCACCGAGCAGCCCAGCGCCCCGACCGGTACCGGATACGGCAACGACGCCCCGTCCTTCGGCCACCGCCCCGTCGGTGAACCGCTGTCCGGTCCCGGCTTCGACGCCCAGCAGTACGGCACCCCGGCCGGCGCTCCGGCGAGCGACGGCCCCGGCGACCCGATGGCGGGCCTCAGGAATCCGTTCACCACGCCCGAGGCGCCCACCGTGGGCACGGGCTACGGCAACGACGCCCCGTCCTTCGGCCGCCGCCCCGTCGGCGAACCGCTCTCCGGCCCCGGCTTCGACGCCCCGCAGTTCGAGGCCCCGCAGTTCGAGACCCCGCAGTACGGCGGCCCGGCCGGTGCTCCGGCCGCGGACCTGTCCGGCTCCGGCTTCCACACGCCGGTCGGCGAACCGCTGTCCGGCCCCGGCTTCGACGCCCCGCAGTACGGCGAACCGGCCGCCCCGCCGGCCGCCGACCTGTCCGGCTCGGGCTTCCACCAGACGCTCGGCGACACGATGGGCGGCGCCGGCTACGCGCCCCCTGCCGGTGAGCCGATCGCCGCGCCGGACCCGCTGTCCTCCTCCGGCAGCAACTACGCCGACTACCCCGACCCGCTCACCGCACCGCTCGAGTCCATCCCGATGGACCCCGCGGCGCACGACACCTCGATCTTCAACGCGATCGAGTCCGAGTGGTTCCGGGTGCGGGCCGGCGAGGCACCGCCCGTTCCGCAGAGCGCTCTGGAAGCCGCCCCCGTGCGCCCGGCCGAACCGGTCCGGCCGGCCGTGCCGGCACCGCGCACAGAGCCCGCAGGAGACCCGCTGGCGGGATCCGGCATCGGTTTCCCGGCTCAGGCCCCGCAGGCCCCCCAGGCGCCCGCCGAGCCCGTCCAGGCGCCCGCGGGCGCGTCCACCCCGGCTCCGCCGACCGCCCCCGAGGCCGGTCCCGGTGCCCCGACCCCGCCGGCCGCGCCGGCCGCCGGCATCCCCGGCGCCACGGCCCGGCCCGCCGCACCGCACGAGGAACCCAAGGAGCCCATGAACGACGACCAAAGCTCCGCGGGCCAGGCCTGGCAGTCCCCGGGGGACGAGGGCTGGAGGGCCGCCGAAGTGGTCAAGAAGCCGGTCGCGGCCGGCCTGACCCCCAAGGGTCTGCCCAAGCGCGTCCCGCGGTCCAACCTCGTGCCCGGCTCGGCGGACGGCACCGGCGCCGCCAAGGTCGCGCCCTCGCCGATCCCGGCGCGCTCGGCCGAGGCCGTGCGTTCCCGCCTGGCCAGCTTCCACAATGGGCTGCGCCAGGGCCGCGACGCCGCCAACCCCGGCGAATCGCAGCCCTCCGATCCCGCCAACCCCACCGCGTCCGACGGCCAGGCCGCCTTCGGTGCTCCTGAGCCAGGAAAGCAGGACTGA
- a CDS encoding ABC transporter substrate-binding protein, translating into MLTASVGAATACSSSTSSGSSMPSHGALEQNHLRIGIPKGEIGALPIYTGVDKGYFKAQGIDVSIDDSYSSYQAALQALNDGKVDLVYDDYVHAILAQSTGAYRLQLVAEGYTAGDGSVQLVGNPTTIKSADQIKNVFSAADGFLVPTSGTNDANDAYTVPTIMLMTSLPDLANSLRIKAASSAAHLKSMAPGAAVDKLTGSGTKNPNLAAVMAEPYYSVAMNNNQLVNLLDLTRGSTQAMPMGGYFAKQDFAVADTNLFKAFTGALNQAKNVTSQRATAMAEMQIHYGTMANSTVAASLSFGTFPTTVNVDRVDRVLTLMQSLDLAQYYNIDTMMPPDALRGGVDGS; encoded by the coding sequence GTGCTCACAGCGTCGGTAGGCGCCGCCACGGCGTGCAGCTCCAGCACGTCCTCGGGGTCCTCGATGCCGTCCCACGGAGCACTGGAACAAAATCATCTCCGAATAGGCATCCCCAAGGGCGAGATCGGCGCACTGCCGATCTACACCGGAGTCGACAAGGGCTATTTCAAGGCCCAGGGGATCGATGTCTCGATCGATGATTCCTATTCCTCCTACCAGGCGGCGCTCCAGGCCCTGAACGACGGTAAAGTCGATCTGGTCTACGACGACTACGTGCACGCGATCCTGGCCCAGTCCACCGGCGCCTACCGGCTGCAGCTGGTCGCCGAGGGCTACACCGCGGGCGACGGCAGCGTGCAGCTGGTCGGCAATCCCACGACCATCAAGAGCGCGGACCAGATCAAGAACGTCTTCAGCGCGGCCGACGGGTTCCTGGTGCCGACCTCCGGGACCAACGACGCCAACGACGCCTACACGGTCCCCACGATCATGCTGATGACCTCGCTGCCGGACCTGGCCAACAGCCTGCGGATCAAGGCGGCCAGCTCGGCGGCACACCTGAAGTCCATGGCGCCCGGCGCGGCGGTGGACAAGCTGACCGGTTCCGGCACCAAGAACCCGAACCTGGCGGCCGTCATGGCCGAGCCGTACTACAGCGTCGCGATGAACAACAACCAGCTGGTCAACCTGCTGGACCTGACGCGCGGCTCGACCCAGGCCATGCCGATGGGCGGCTACTTCGCCAAGCAGGACTTCGCGGTGGCCGACACCAACCTGTTCAAGGCCTTCACCGGGGCGCTGAACCAGGCCAAGAACGTGACCTCGCAGCGCGCCACGGCCATGGCCGAGATGCAGATCCACTACGGCACCATGGCGAACTCCACAGTCGCGGCTAGCTTGAGCTTCGGCACGTTCCCGACCACCGTGAACGTCGACCGGGTGGACCGCGTCCTGACCCTCATGCAGAGCCTGGACCTCGCGCAGTATTACAACATCGACACGATGATGCCGCCGGACGCGCTGCGCGGCGGGGTCGACGGGAGCTGA